From one Culex quinquefasciatus strain JHB chromosome 3, VPISU_Cqui_1.0_pri_paternal, whole genome shotgun sequence genomic stretch:
- the LOC119769263 gene encoding uncharacterized protein LOC119769263 translates to MSKQLKQHLIRRNNILGSLKLIHHYDDNFVFDRDFPQLKFRLEKLDHLWDEFNEVQAEIEFSQPLTDEPDAVRTQFENDYFELKGALSSKLEIATQNTHAPPSPIAPPAFHSSVRLPELKIPDFHGDYDEWLNFHDLFNSLIHSNHHLSSVQKFQYLKSVLKGDAARRIQNLDVNTANYTIAWNIVKKKYDDKNLLLKQHYMALLSIPSVHKESSTALSELADEFEKRVGVLNKLEESKDHWNSFLGTLLSIKLDPGTQTAWEHSLEDDQKSTYPDLIAYILKRSRTLQSLKLSQTSQHGTKPEPKVEHKSTRSKTSAYHSTNTSDTLSQCKLCKQEHMLHQCDEFKKLSPQNRFDVAKKHGLCLNCLKANHMMKACTAGSCRTCNKRHHTLLHLNTAAADKPTASAVQVAHCQQSSRLASVVESPSSVTYTAEQCHVVPREMGSAPSPSVGQCLSRSFVPSSVSHAVPSGSHNSQVTHSQAVTQTHSFVSKAGQAVVFMLTAYVRVMCADGTHIHARALLDCASEANFVTESLAQALRSKRKPANVDVYGISQTVKKVKHQTTITVSSRVGPYTTSMDFLILPSLTRILPTTNVDVSKWVIPRHLPLADPKFNIAHDVDMIIGVKHFFAILQGEQLSIGSGLPTLRNTVFGYVVAGDTDAPAQQSVTCNVTAVERLEAAVRKFWEVESFETGKALSLEERYCENHFVKTHTRAPDGRYVVRLPIREELRSSLGESIAVAQRRFFSTERKCTSNPELNKEYSKFMAEYEQLGHMEEVTPDLSKPHFYTEKKASSNNISLNDLCYIGPTVQPPLLDTILRFRLPKYVVTADAEKMYRQVLVHPDDRPLQQILWRSTPNEDLKTYQLNTVTYGTAPAPYLATRVLNQLADDEAENYPLAAPQVKRSFYVDDYLSGDNDENRLMETNRQLIGLLGSGGFTMRKWCSNSSRVLSHIPEELRDPRTELELSESGSIKTLGLLWQPVPDHLSCKVPEYNSTEPITKALILSELSQLFDPTGMAGPVIVRAKMFLQSLWEKNFGWTQELPEEYQEWWKQYRIEIRVLSMLKIPRRVLIDHSVVIELHCFSDASDKAYGACVYVKSTNSYGRSKVNLLISKSRVCPRRRLTIPRLELCAALLGAQLTAAVLEATNLSCPVVYWSDSAIVLHWIASCSSTWKVFVSNRIAEIQRLTQGMPWRHIPTHLNPADLISQGLLPSELVGCVLWEHGPEAIELPSSHWPQNCIELSPLHMQARDDEVRQTVSVLTTSSLEDRIQIQDHSALLPLLRSVSWIRRFTDNCRSRPEQRRNGFLKFREIDDTLKLLITLTQRTHFAQEIKHLLKNPGPVRKDFDFKSQIKTLNPFIDPEGLLRVHGRLENSSLPFDTKYPIILPAKAHLTHLIAKNTHWDTLHSGPQLLLSTLRQRYWPVRGRDVARRVVNECLDCFHCKPRSIDQMMGPLPAARLVPSRAFASSGVDYCGPFAVRPPNRRGASVKVFVAIVVCMWSKAVHIDMVYDLTSASFINVLKRLVGRRGRVTDLYCDNARTFVGANRHLEELRRAFDAMHSSDAVAAHCAEKDHLPLQPCPIAAPRRAVGGRC, encoded by the exons ATGTCGAAGCAACTGAAGCAGCATTTGATTCGTCGGAACAACATTTTGGGTTCCCTAAAGTTGATTCACCATTACGACGATAATTTTGTGTTCGATAGGGATTTCCCCCAACTCAAATTTCGCCTCGAGAAACTGGATCATCTTTGGGATGAATTCAACGAGGTGCAAGCTGAAATTGAGTTTAGCCAACCCTTGACCGACGAGCCTGACGCTGTTAGGACTCAATTTGAAAACGACTACTTTGAGCTGAAGGGAGCTCTCTCGTCGAAATTGGAAATCGCCACACAGAACACTCACGCGCCTCCCTCCCCCATTGCTCCACCTGCATTTCATTCCTCCGTCCGGCTCCCCGAATTGAAAATCCCTGATTTCCACGGGGATTATGATGAGTGGTTGAACTTTCACGATCTGTTCAACTCACTTATTCATTCGAACCACCATTTGTCGTCGGTGCAGaagtttcaatatttgaaatcTGTGCTGAAAGGGGATGCTGCGCGGCGCATTCAGAATTTGGATGTGAACACGGCAAACTACACGATCGCGTGGAACATTGTGAAGAAAAAGTACGATGATAAGAATCTGCTCCTGAAACAGCACTACATGGCGCTGTTATCTATTCCTTCTGTTCACAAAGAATCGTCGACAGCGCTCTCGGAACTCGCTGACGAATTTGAGAAGCGCGTTGGCGTGCTTAACAAGCTTGAAGAGTCCAAAGATCACTGGAACTCGTTCCTCGGCACCCTTCTCAGCATCAAGCTTGATCCTGGAACCCAGACGGCGTGGGAGCACAGCTTGGAGGACGACCAGAAATCTACTTACCCTGATCTGATTGCATACATCCTCAAGCGCTCTCGCACGTTACAATCTCTAAAGCTCTCCCAAACTTCGCAACACGGCACAAAACCCGAACCCAAGGTCGAACACAAATCCACTCGCTCGAAGACCTCAGCGTACCACTCTACCAACACTAGTGATACGCTATCCCAGTGCAAGCTGTGCAAGCAAGAGCACATGCTGCACCAGTGCGATGAATTTAAGAAGCTTTCGCCACAAAACCGCTTCGACGTTGCCAAAAAGCACGGTCTCTGCTTGAACTGCTTAAAGGCAAACCATATGATGAAAGCATGCACTGCGGGTTCGTGCCGAACGTGTAACAAACGCCACCACACACTGTTACACCTGAACACAGCTGCCGCCGACAAACCAACGGCCTCAGCTGTACAAGTTGCCCACTGTCAACAATCCTCACGATTGGCTTCGGTCGTCGAGTCTCCGTCGTCGGTTACGTACACTGCCGAGCAGTGTCACGTGGTCCCTCGGGAAATGGGATCGGCCCCGTCGCCGTCGGTTGGGCAATGTCTTTCGCGTTCGTTCGTTCCGTCGTCGGTCTCGCACGCAGTACCGTCAGGGTCTCACAACTCGCAAGTGACTCACAGCCAAGCAGTCACTCAAACCCACTCGTTCGTCTCGAAGGCTGGTCAAGCTGTCGTCTTTATGCTGACCGCCTACGTTAGAGTGATGTGTGCagatggcacacacatccatgCTCGAGCCCTGTTGGATTGCGCCTCCGAAGCTAATTTCGTAACCGAATCTCTCGCGCAGGCTCTGCGGTCGAAACGCAAACCCGCAAACGTCGATGTGTACGGTATCAGTCAAACTGTCAAGAAAGTGAAGCACCAAACCACTATCACTGTTTCGTCTCGTGTGGGCCCGTACACTACAAGCATGGACTTTCTGATTCTGCCCTCCCTAACCAGAATCCTTCCCACTACCAACGTGGATGTTTCGAAGTGGGTCATTCCTCGCCACCTCCCACTTGCCGATCCAAAATTCAACATCGCTCATGACGTCGACATGATCATTGGCGTCAAGCACTTTTTCGCCATCCTGCAGGGTGAACAACTTTCGATTGGATCTGGCCTACCAACACTACGCAACACTGTCTTTGGATACGTCGTCGCTGGCGACACGGATGCACCTGCACAACAATCCGTAACTTGCAACGTTACTGCTGTCGAACGGCTGGAAGCTGCAGTTCGCAAGTTCTGGGAGGTGGAGAGCTTTGAGACAGGGAAGGCCCTGTCCCTCGAGGAACGGTATTGCGAGAATCATTTTGTGAAGACCCACACTAGAGCCCCTGACGGTCGGTACGTGGTTCGTCTGCCAATTCGTGAGGAGTTGCGATCTAGTTTGGGAGAGTCGATTGCGGTCGCTCAACGCAGATTCTTTAGTACTGAGAGGAAGTGCACGTCGAACCCGGAGCTGAACAAGGAGTACTCAAAGTTCATGGCGGAGTACGAACAGCTCGGGCATATGGAAGAGGTCACCCCAGATCTCAGCAAGCCTCacttctacacggagaaaaaagc ATCGTCAAACAACATCTCGCTCAACGATCTATGCTACATTGGACCTACGGTGCAACCACCACTCTTGGACACCATTCTGCGATTTCGTCTGCCAAAGTACGTCGTCACTGCCGACGCGGAGAAAATGTACAGGCAGGTACTCGTCCATCCGGACGATCGGCCGTTGCAGCAGATTCTATGGCGATCTACCCCGAACGAGGACCTGAAGACGTATCAGTTGAACACTGTTACCTACGGTACCGCCCCCGCGCCGTACCTCGCCACCCGCGTCCTGAACCAGCTGGCCGACGACGAGGCAGAAAACTACCCCCTCGCTGCACCTCAAGTCAAGCGATCGTTTTACGTGGACGACTACCTATCGGGTGACAACGACGAGAACCGCTTGATGGAAACTAATCGTCAACTCATCGGACTTCTTGGATCTGGCGGTTTCACCATGCGCAAGTGGTGCAGCAACAGCTCTCGCGTTCTGTCTCACATTCCCGAGGAACTCCGAGATCCCCGAACCGAGTTGGAGCTCAGCGAATCCGGATCGATCAAGACGCTCGGCCTTCTGTGGCAGCCGGTGCCTGACCACCTCAGCTGCAAGGTTCCCGAATACAACTCGACGGAGCCAATCACGAAGGCACTCATTCTCTCGGAATTGTCGCAGTTGTTCGACCCAACTGGTATGGCAGGACCAGTCATTGTTCGAGCAAAAATGTTTCTCCAATCGCTGTGGGAAAAGAACTTCGGGTGGACCCAAGAGCTGCCAGAGGAGTATCAAGAATGGTGGAAGCAGTACAGAATCGAAATTCGCGTCCTCAGCATGCTCAAAATCCCTCGCCGAGTTCTAATCGATCACTCAGTGGTCATCGAGCTACATTGTTTCTCGGACGCGTCCGACAAGGCGTACGGCGCGTGTGTCTACGTGAAGTCAACCAACTCGTACGGCAGGTCGAAGGTCAACCTGCTCATTTCGAAATCTCGCGTCTGCCCTAGGCGCAGATTAACGATCCCCCGTCTCGAGCTGTGCGCAGCTCTGCTGGGGGCCCAACTGACCGCAGCTGTCCTGGAAGCCACCAACCTGAGCTGTCCAGTGGTCTATTGGTCCGATTCTGCGATCGTCTTGCATTGGATTGCGTCGTGCTCATCAACCTGGAAGGTGTTCGTCTCGAACCGGATCGCAGAAATCCAACGCCTCACGCAGGGCATGCCCTGGCGTCACATCCCAACCCACCTGAATCCAGCAGATCTGATTTCTCAGGGACTTCTTCCTTCAGAGCTGGTCGGATGTGTATTGTGGGAGCACGGACCAGAGGCCATCGAGCTGCCCTCTTCGCATTGGCCCCAAAACTGCATTGAACTCTCACCATTACACATGCAGGCTCGTGACGACGAAGTACGACAAACTGTGTCGGTGCTCACAACAAGCTCTCTCGAAGATCGCATCCAAATCCAAGATCATTCCGCACTCTTGCCCCTGCTCCGCTCAGTCTCTTGGATTCGGAGATTCACGGACAACTGTCGCAGCCGTCCCGAACAACGACGAAATGGTTTTCTAAAGTTTCGAGAAATTGACGACACACTCAAGCTGCTCATTACACTGACGCAGCGCACCCACTTCGCTCAGGAGATCAAGCATCTTCTCAAAAACCCTGGCCCAGTCCGTAAAGACTTCGATTTCAAATCCCAAATCAAGACCTTGAATCCCTTCATCGACCCGGAGGGTCTGCTCAGAGTGCACGGCCGGTTGGAAAACAGCAGCTTACCGTTCGACACCAAGTACCCCATAATTTTGCCCGCCAAAGCACATCTGACACATCTGATCGCCAAAAATACCCACTGGGATACTCTACACTCGGGTCCACAACTGCTGCTATCGACGCTACGTCAGCGCTACTGGCCGGTCAGGGGGCGAGATGTTGCGAGGAGAGTCGTCAACGAGTGTCTGGACTGCTTCCACTGCAAGCCAAGAAGCATTGACCAGATGATGGGGCCTTTGCCAGCAGCTCGTCTCGTTCCGTCGCGCGCGTTTGCGAGCAGTGGTGTCGACTACTGCGGGCCGTTCGCCGTAAGGCCACCGAATCGTCGCGGCGCGTCCGTCAAAGTATTCGTCGCGATCGTCGTCTGTATGTGGTCGAAAGCGGTACACATCGACATGGTGTACGACCTCACGTCCGCGTCGTTCATAAACGTCCTAAAGCGCCTCGTTGGACGTCGCGGCCGCGTGACCGACCTCTACTGCGATAACGCCCGAACGTTCGTCGGGGCTAATCGCCACCTGGAGGAACTGCGCCGAGCATTCGATGCGATGCACTCGTCGGATGCAGTCGCCGCTCACTGCGCAGAGAAGGATCACCTTCCACTTCAACCCTGCCCGATCGCCGCACCACGGAGGGCTGTGGGAGGCCGCTGTTAA